A genome region from Methanobacterium subterraneum includes the following:
- the mcrA gene encoding coenzyme-B sulfoethylthiotransferase subunit alpha: MADKMFIRALKEKFEEAPDEKTTTFYKYGGWKQSERKREFVEAGKEVAAKRGIPQYDPDVGTPLGQRVLMPYQISTTDTFVEGDDLHFVNNAAMQQFWDDIRRTVIVGLNTAHNVIEKRLGKEVTPETITHYLETVNHAMPGAAVVQEHMVETHPLLTADSYVKVFTGNDEIADEIDQRYVLNINEEFPEEQANVLKAEVGDGMWTVVRIPTIVSRTCDGGTTSRWSAMQVGMSMISAYKQAAGEAATGDFAYAAKHAEVIHMGTYLPVRRARGENEPGGIAFGFLADICQSSRKYWEDPVRVTLDVVASGAMLYDQIWLGSYMSGGVGFTQYATAAYTDNILDDFTYYGKEYVEDKYGGVCEAPNTMETVLDVASEVTFYGLEQYEEFPALLEDQFGGSQRAAVVAAASGCSTGFATGNGQTGLSAWYLSMYLHKEQHSRLGFYGYDLQDQCGASNVFSIRGDEGLPLELRGANYPNYAMNVGHQGEYAGISQSAHAARGDAFVLNPLVKIAFADPNLTFDFSEVRAEFAKGALREFEPAGERALISPAK, encoded by the coding sequence ATGGCTGACAAAATGTTTATAAGAGCATTAAAAGAAAAGTTCGAAGAAGCCCCTGACGAAAAAACAACCACCTTTTACAAGTATGGAGGATGGAAACAATCTGAAAGGAAGAGAGAATTCGTGGAAGCTGGTAAAGAAGTAGCAGCTAAACGTGGAATTCCTCAATACGACCCCGATGTGGGTACTCCTTTAGGACAGAGGGTTTTAATGCCCTACCAGATTTCCACAACCGACACCTTTGTAGAAGGTGACGACCTTCACTTCGTCAACAACGCTGCCATGCAACAGTTCTGGGATGATATCCGAAGAACTGTTATTGTGGGCTTAAACACAGCACACAATGTTATAGAAAAAAGATTAGGTAAAGAAGTTACCCCAGAAACCATTACCCACTACCTGGAAACTGTAAACCACGCTATGCCTGGTGCTGCAGTTGTTCAGGAGCACATGGTGGAAACCCACCCTCTACTAACTGCCGACAGTTACGTAAAAGTGTTCACTGGAAATGATGAAATCGCTGATGAAATTGACCAGAGATACGTCCTTAACATCAACGAAGAGTTCCCAGAAGAACAAGCTAACGTCTTGAAAGCAGAAGTAGGGGATGGAATGTGGACTGTGGTACGCATACCAACCATTGTATCCCGAACCTGTGACGGTGGTACCACCTCACGATGGTCTGCAATGCAAGTGGGTATGTCAATGATTTCTGCCTACAAACAGGCTGCTGGTGAAGCCGCTACCGGTGACTTCGCATACGCAGCTAAACACGCAGAAGTTATCCACATGGGTACTTACTTACCTGTAAGAAGAGCTAGAGGGGAAAACGAACCTGGAGGAATAGCCTTCGGTTTCCTGGCTGATATCTGTCAGTCCTCTCGAAAGTACTGGGAAGACCCTGTCCGGGTAACTCTGGACGTTGTGGCTTCAGGGGCCATGTTATACGACCAGATCTGGCTAGGTTCATACATGTCTGGTGGTGTTGGATTCACCCAATACGCAACCGCAGCATACACTGACAACATCCTTGACGACTTCACCTACTATGGTAAAGAATACGTTGAGGACAAATACGGTGGAGTATGCGAAGCACCAAACACTATGGAAACAGTGCTGGACGTAGCATCAGAAGTTACCTTCTACGGTCTTGAACAGTACGAAGAATTCCCAGCACTCTTAGAAGATCAGTTCGGTGGTTCACAGCGAGCTGCTGTAGTTGCTGCAGCATCTGGTTGTTCCACAGGATTCGCAACTGGAAACGGTCAAACTGGTTTAAGCGCATGGTACTTATCTATGTACTTGCACAAAGAACAGCACAGTCGACTTGGTTTCTATGGTTACGACCTGCAGGACCAGTGTGGTGCATCCAACGTATTCTCCATCCGTGGAGACGAAGGATTACCACTGGAACTACGTGGAGCTAACTACCCTAACTACGCTATGAACGTGGGTCACCAGGGTGAATACGCAGGTATTTCCCAGTCAGCTCACGCTGCCCGTGGAGATGCCTTTGTGCTTAACCCACTGGTCAAGATTGCCTTTGCAGACCCCAACCTGACCTTCGACTTTAGTGAAGTAAGGGCTGAATTTGCTAAAGGTGCACTAAGAGAATTCGAACCAGCCGGAGAAAGAGCTCTAATTTCCCCAGCCAAATAA
- the mcrG gene encoding coenzyme-B sulfoethylthiotransferase subunit gamma yields MAQYYPGTSKVAENRRRFCDPNVELEKLREISDEDVVKILGHRAPGEEYPSVHPPLEEMDEPDDAIREMVEPLDGAKAGDRVRYIQFADSMYFAPAHPFLRSRAYLCRFRGADAGTLSGRQIIETRERDLEKYSKELLETDFFDPARTGIRGKTVHGHSLRLDEDGMMFDMLRRQVFNKSTGKVESVKNQIGDELDEPVILGEPLDEATLKAKTTIYRKDGEAYRDDADAVEVLHRIHVLRSQGGFCPE; encoded by the coding sequence ATGGCACAATACTACCCAGGAACCAGTAAGGTAGCAGAAAACCGAAGAAGATTCTGCGACCCAAATGTAGAATTAGAAAAATTAAGGGAGATCTCCGACGAAGATGTAGTAAAGATTTTAGGTCACAGAGCCCCTGGTGAAGAGTACCCCAGCGTACACCCACCTCTAGAAGAGATGGATGAACCAGATGATGCCATCCGTGAAATGGTTGAACCATTGGATGGTGCCAAAGCCGGTGACCGAGTAAGATACATACAGTTCGCAGACTCCATGTACTTTGCTCCAGCCCACCCCTTCTTAAGGTCTAGGGCTTACCTATGTAGATTTAGAGGAGCCGATGCAGGTACCCTGTCCGGACGACAAATTATCGAAACCCGTGAAAGAGATTTGGAAAAATACTCCAAAGAATTACTCGAAACGGATTTCTTCGACCCCGCCCGTACAGGTATCAGAGGAAAAACTGTGCACGGACACTCTCTGAGACTTGACGAAGACGGTATGATGTTTGATATGCTGCGAAGACAAGTCTTCAATAAATCCACTGGAAAAGTTGAATCAGTTAAGAACCAGATTGGTGATGAACTGGACGAACCAGTGATATTAGGAGAACCACTAGACGAAGCAACTCTCAAAGCAAAAACCACCATCTACCGTAAAGATGGTGAAGCTTACCGAGACGACGCTGACGCAGTAGAAGTACTGCACAGGATACACGTACTAAGATCCCAAGGTGGGTTCTGTCCTGAATAA
- the mcrD gene encoding methyl-coenzyme M reductase operon protein D yields the protein MDIEIFPHRLLSADTTEKLLNDLEELDGVKRMVIQGQRLPQDEDNPDQRIITIMGEKVDLQVKTGRVLMEIEGEETIDDVKDICEDILPFGYNIHVGTFIRKQKTVTDDIKYGEYVKDLPDEMVGLTDQNAQLSERATIIKKKD from the coding sequence ATGGACATCGAAATTTTTCCGCACCGATTGTTAAGCGCTGATACTACTGAAAAGTTGTTAAACGACTTGGAAGAGTTAGATGGCGTAAAAAGAATGGTAATTCAAGGACAAAGACTTCCTCAAGATGAAGACAATCCTGACCAGCGAATCATCACCATTATGGGTGAAAAAGTTGACTTGCAGGTGAAAACAGGCCGTGTTTTAATGGAAATTGAGGGAGAAGAAACCATTGATGACGTGAAAGACATATGTGAAGATATTTTGCCCTTTGGTTACAATATACATGTTGGAACCTTCATAAGAAAGCAGAAGACCGTCACAGACGACATAAAGTATGGAGAATACGTTAAAGACCTACCGGATGAAATGGTGGGGTTGACCGATCAAAATGCGCAACTCAGTGAAAGAGCTACCATCATTAAAAAGAAGGATTAA
- the mcrC gene encoding methyl-coenzyme M reductase I operon protein C, whose protein sequence is MIGKCTHVVDCRETMGMGEGGGIAQRGTFAECGNEVLAIAMSPGRRHITKPVCEITFALREANILTSTLVLNAGAGVPQDAPTAGSGSLFGLTPKEKEQIGRFKLVVVHLGGVRHHIVYKARLILRHVNRPCIIICEYPVDFEDFAKIGVKTKAVMPEEPKTKGEIVDIISGVIRGETCPQEKLDEIIRKVRLALGGA, encoded by the coding sequence ATGATAGGCAAATGTACCCACGTAGTCGATTGTAGAGAAACAATGGGAATGGGCGAAGGAGGCGGAATCGCTCAGCGAGGGACATTTGCAGAGTGTGGAAATGAAGTACTGGCCATTGCAATGTCTCCGGGAAGGAGGCATATCACAAAACCAGTATGCGAAATAACCTTTGCACTGCGGGAAGCAAACATTTTGACCAGTACACTGGTCTTAAACGCAGGTGCAGGAGTACCTCAGGACGCACCCACTGCCGGTTCAGGCAGCCTGTTTGGACTGACTCCTAAGGAGAAAGAACAAATAGGAAGGTTTAAACTTGTGGTAGTGCATCTGGGAGGGGTTCGACATCACATTGTATACAAGGCTCGCCTTATTTTACGACATGTAAATCGGCCCTGTATTATTATATGCGAATACCCCGTGGACTTTGAGGATTTTGCAAAAATCGGTGTTAAAACCAAAGCAGTTATGCCCGAAGAACCTAAAACCAAAGGTGAAATTGTGGACATAATCAGCGGAGTTATAAGAGGAGAAACCTGTCCCCAAGAGAAATTGGATGAGATTATTAGAAAGGTGAGATTAGCATTAGGAGGTGCATGA
- a CDS encoding ATP-binding protein encodes MKTVTILSGKGGAGKSTLTASLAVMLAEKNEIVAVDCDADAPNLALVLGLEEEEFDSWESLKTGEKAYISSEKCQSRKFCPKCHATKHCLDSCNYSAITWNQDEGLPEINELLCTGCGACLLACPTQAIELKKVDNARIGVGKTQYGFPIVSGQLKVGESGSGKVVNALRNRASEIADKINADHMILDAAAGIGCPVIASVRGSDYVVLVTEPTPVAFSDLKRAIELVDHFNIPCGAVINKWGINKDFTYHLQDYFQKNQIPLLGMIPYDIRFVKALINLKPAAVYEPNFRDIFSQIMENYLSEININQL; translated from the coding sequence ATGAAAACAGTTACTATATTGTCTGGAAAGGGTGGTGCTGGTAAAAGCACCCTAACAGCTTCACTAGCAGTAATGCTTGCCGAAAAAAATGAAATTGTGGCTGTGGACTGTGATGCTGATGCACCGAATTTGGCTCTGGTACTAGGCCTGGAAGAGGAAGAATTTGACAGTTGGGAATCATTGAAAACTGGTGAAAAGGCTTATATATCCTCAGAAAAATGTCAATCTCGCAAATTCTGCCCTAAATGTCATGCCACAAAGCACTGTCTGGATAGCTGTAATTACTCGGCAATTACCTGGAATCAGGATGAAGGATTACCCGAGATCAATGAGCTCCTTTGCACTGGTTGTGGTGCTTGTCTGTTAGCCTGCCCTACCCAAGCAATTGAACTAAAAAAGGTTGACAATGCAAGAATTGGTGTAGGAAAAACTCAATATGGGTTCCCTATAGTTTCAGGACAGTTAAAAGTAGGTGAATCTGGTTCTGGGAAGGTGGTCAATGCTTTAAGAAACAGGGCCTCAGAAATCGCTGATAAAATCAATGCAGATCACATGATTTTGGATGCAGCAGCAGGAATAGGCTGTCCTGTTATTGCCTCTGTAAGGGGGAGTGATTATGTCGTGCTGGTTACTGAACCCACTCCAGTGGCATTTTCAGATCTTAAACGTGCTATTGAGTTAGTTGATCATTTCAATATTCCCTGTGGTGCAGTCATCAATAAATGGGGAATTAACAAAGACTTCACCTACCATCTACAGGACTATTTCCAGAAAAACCAGATACCACTATTGGGAATGATACCCTATGATATCAGGTTCGTTAAGGCTTTGATTAATCTAAAACCAGCGGCTGTTTATGAACCAAATTTCAGGGATATTTTCAGCCAAATAATGGAAAATTACCTTTCAGAGATAAATATAAACCAGTTATAA
- the mcrB gene encoding coenzyme-B sulfoethylthiotransferase subunit beta — protein sequence MAKFEDKVDLYDDRGNLVEAEVPIEALSPLRNPAIKAIVQGIKRTVAVNLEGTENALKTAKVGGPACKILGRELDLDIVGNAEAIAAKAKEMIQVEEGDNTKVELLGGGKRALVQLPTARFEAAAEYSATPLVTANAFIQAIIDVCDVNMYDANMVKAAILGRYPQSVEYMGGNLATMLDIPQKLEGPGYALRNIMVNHVVAATLKNTMQTSALSAILEQSAMFEMGDAVGAFERMHLLGLAYQGMNADNMVFDLVKDNGADGTVGSVISSTVERAQADKVIGIEKDLNGFSVYGTDDLAKWNAYAAAGLIAATMVNQGAARAAQGVSSTILYYNDILEFETGLPSVDFGRAEGVAVGFSFFSHSIYGGGGPGIFNGNHIVTRHSKGFAIPCVAAAMALDAGTQMFSPESTSGLIKEVFSKVDEFREPLKYVNEAAAEIKNQV from the coding sequence ATGGCAAAGTTTGAAGATAAGGTCGACTTATACGACGACAGGGGTAATCTTGTCGAAGCAGAAGTCCCTATAGAAGCCTTGAGTCCATTGAGGAACCCTGCAATCAAAGCGATTGTACAAGGTATCAAAAGGACTGTAGCAGTGAACCTCGAAGGTACAGAAAATGCTTTGAAAACCGCAAAAGTCGGTGGACCAGCATGTAAGATACTGGGCCGAGAACTGGATCTAGACATAGTGGGGAACGCTGAAGCTATTGCAGCTAAAGCAAAAGAAATGATCCAGGTTGAGGAAGGCGACAACACCAAAGTAGAATTATTAGGTGGCGGGAAAAGGGCATTAGTCCAACTTCCAACCGCTCGGTTTGAAGCAGCAGCTGAATATTCAGCTACACCTCTGGTAACTGCCAATGCATTCATCCAGGCTATAATTGATGTGTGCGACGTCAACATGTATGACGCCAACATGGTTAAAGCAGCCATACTGGGAAGATACCCACAGTCAGTTGAGTATATGGGTGGAAACTTAGCAACCATGTTAGACATACCACAGAAACTGGAAGGCCCAGGTTACGCCCTGCGTAACATCATGGTTAACCACGTGGTAGCAGCAACTCTGAAAAACACCATGCAAACATCTGCTCTATCCGCTATTCTGGAACAATCAGCTATGTTTGAAATGGGTGACGCAGTAGGGGCATTTGAAAGAATGCACTTATTAGGGTTAGCATATCAGGGAATGAACGCTGACAACATGGTCTTTGACCTAGTTAAAGACAACGGTGCTGATGGTACTGTTGGATCCGTTATTTCATCTACGGTTGAAAGGGCCCAAGCCGACAAAGTCATCGGTATTGAAAAAGACCTGAATGGATTCAGTGTCTACGGAACTGACGACCTAGCAAAATGGAACGCATACGCCGCTGCAGGATTAATCGCAGCCACCATGGTAAACCAAGGTGCTGCACGTGCTGCTCAGGGTGTATCATCAACCATTCTATACTACAACGACATTCTAGAATTCGAAACTGGACTACCTAGCGTGGACTTCGGTCGAGCTGAAGGTGTAGCCGTTGGATTCTCGTTCTTCAGCCACTCTATATATGGTGGTGGAGGTCCTGGTATCTTTAACGGTAACCACATCGTAACTCGACACAGTAAAGGTTTCGCCATACCTTGTGTGGCAGCAGCCATGGCTTTAGACGCCGGTACACAGATGTTCTCACCTGAATCTACCTCCGGACTAATCAAAGAAGTGTTCAGTAAAGTGGACGAGTTCCGAGAACCACTGAAATACGTGAACGAAGCAGCAGCGGAGATTAAAAACCAAGTCTAA
- a CDS encoding cation diffusion facilitator family transporter → MDKTITNRLKKDRLKRGERAAKYSTLTNLALSIIKGVFGVLSGSVALIADSIHSFSDIFASLAVYIGLKLSQRKPDEKFPYGYYKAETMSSLIIAVIILFSGLEIASESVQGIINPQPLKLPIIAILVAVLSVAVSLLLARYKQRVGNEIESPALIGDAKHSLIDVFSSVLVFFGIISSYMGYLSLQGVVGLLVALLIIWMGLKIGKNAVLVLLDASIDAETVQRIKDIALGVDGVEGIHEVRVRSSGPYMFAELHLETKKNLSVEKAHGISDEVEKQIRGEVGKLETLLVQVEPVKKDVIRFALPVETSDGLQSIPSNHFGKVPYFLIWDVHQGEIENYQIKDNPAQDLEKKRGIKTAEFLVNEKIDVILGDELGEGPRYVLSENVVHFASPDGDTVKEIMENTRNMVL, encoded by the coding sequence ATGGATAAAACGATCACAAACCGGTTAAAAAAGGATAGATTGAAAAGGGGAGAACGAGCAGCAAAATACTCCACCCTTACTAACCTGGCTCTCAGTATCATTAAAGGAGTTTTTGGAGTTTTATCAGGGAGTGTAGCCCTCATAGCTGATTCAATCCATTCTTTTTCCGATATATTTGCTTCTTTAGCGGTTTATATTGGGCTGAAACTATCCCAGAGAAAACCTGATGAAAAATTTCCCTATGGTTATTATAAGGCAGAAACAATGTCTTCTCTCATAATAGCCGTAATCATTCTTTTCAGTGGTTTGGAAATAGCATCAGAGTCTGTCCAGGGAATAATTAATCCCCAACCATTGAAATTACCCATCATTGCCATTTTAGTCGCTGTTCTTTCAGTCGCTGTTTCCCTCCTCCTGGCCCGTTACAAACAAAGGGTTGGTAATGAAATAGAATCTCCTGCACTCATTGGTGATGCTAAACATAGTCTTATTGATGTTTTTTCATCAGTACTGGTTTTTTTCGGAATAATATCATCATATATGGGTTATTTAAGCCTTCAAGGTGTAGTGGGATTGTTGGTGGCTTTGCTGATAATATGGATGGGTTTGAAGATTGGTAAAAATGCAGTGCTGGTACTCCTGGATGCATCCATTGATGCTGAAACAGTGCAAAGAATAAAAGATATAGCTTTGGGTGTGGATGGAGTTGAAGGGATTCATGAAGTTCGGGTGAGAAGTTCAGGACCTTATATGTTTGCTGAACTTCATCTGGAAACCAAAAAAAATTTATCGGTAGAAAAAGCACATGGAATATCTGATGAAGTTGAAAAACAAATCAGAGGGGAAGTTGGAAAGCTTGAAACACTTTTGGTTCAAGTGGAACCAGTTAAAAAAGATGTGATCCGGTTTGCACTACCAGTTGAAACCAGTGATGGTTTGCAATCAATTCCCTCAAATCATTTTGGTAAGGTTCCCTATTTTCTCATCTGGGATGTTCACCAGGGAGAAATAGAAAATTACCAGATCAAAGATAACCCTGCCCAGGACCTGGAAAAAAAGAGAGGTATAAAAACTGCTGAATTCCTGGTAAATGAAAAGATAGATGTGATTTTAGGGGATGAATTGGGTGAAGGTCCCAGATATGTCCTTTCTGAAAATGTTGTCCACTTTGCAAGTCCAGACGGTGACACTGTAAAAGAAATAATGGAAAATACTCGAAATATGGTTCTATAA
- a CDS encoding methyl-coenzyme M reductase glutamine C-methyltransferase, translating to MSKNLKITVLTPEFYSYGALLIAGILQEQGYPVKLQKGFGEVIDADIVFISLQSTIHLLKYQKEISSMDTFKIVGGPVTLSPQLILDCLAVDLVVVGEGENTLYDILKVFENNPIPNVSDFKDVSGVAFKKDEQTIITGKGTAHSLERPLPLVPSDISSENIRGANVYLETHRGCPGNCGFCGVPCLFGREVRSRSLEDILNEVKYLLSKGVRKIAISGGTGSLYGSNKFKNVDEEAFIELLREISNLTGPKNLTIPDIRVDLISDQILEAIHQYSNGWVFFGIESGSDRVLRHMKKGVTVDQVREAVAMAREHGVKTAGSFIVAYPGEEEEEFQDTMDLADELMLDDYFVSIAEPIPGTDLGDEVSQLSLEDNILFQDSLKYKRHGLSIAEERALDLMVESYIFRSFPVPMSQNLLKNLLDEVKSQGDHIKSVTHLIKKYPTS from the coding sequence ATGAGTAAAAATCTAAAAATAACTGTTTTAACTCCTGAATTCTACAGTTACGGTGCTCTGTTAATAGCAGGGATACTTCAAGAACAGGGTTACCCTGTAAAACTGCAAAAAGGATTTGGGGAGGTTATTGATGCAGATATTGTTTTTATCAGCCTACAATCCACCATCCATCTATTAAAATATCAAAAAGAAATATCATCAATGGATACCTTTAAAATAGTGGGAGGTCCAGTAACACTTTCCCCCCAATTGATTTTAGATTGTTTAGCTGTGGATCTGGTGGTGGTAGGGGAGGGTGAAAATACCCTATATGATATATTAAAAGTTTTTGAAAATAATCCAATACCCAATGTATCTGACTTTAAGGACGTATCTGGAGTGGCATTTAAAAAGGATGAGCAGACTATTATCACAGGTAAAGGCACTGCCCACTCCCTTGAAAGACCATTGCCACTAGTACCTTCCGATATCTCTTCTGAAAACATCAGAGGAGCTAATGTTTACTTGGAAACTCATCGTGGCTGTCCTGGTAACTGTGGTTTCTGTGGTGTTCCCTGCTTATTCGGCAGGGAAGTGAGAAGCCGCTCCCTGGAAGACATACTAAATGAGGTTAAATATCTTTTAAGTAAAGGAGTCCGTAAAATCGCCATAAGTGGTGGTACTGGTTCTCTTTATGGCAGTAATAAGTTCAAAAATGTTGATGAAGAAGCCTTCATTGAGCTTTTACGTGAAATATCAAACCTCACTGGGCCTAAAAATCTAACCATACCAGATATAAGGGTGGATTTAATTAGCGACCAGATCTTAGAAGCTATCCATCAATACAGTAATGGATGGGTTTTTTTTGGAATTGAATCCGGTAGTGACCGGGTTCTCCGTCATATGAAAAAGGGAGTCACTGTGGATCAGGTCCGTGAAGCAGTGGCTATGGCCCGTGAGCATGGAGTGAAAACTGCGGGTTCTTTTATAGTTGCCTACCCTGGAGAAGAAGAGGAAGAGTTCCAGGATACCATGGATCTTGCCGATGAACTGATGCTGGATGATTACTTCGTTAGTATTGCCGAACCAATCCCTGGAACCGATCTGGGAGATGAAGTGTCCCAATTATCCCTGGAAGATAACATTCTATTCCAGGATAGTTTAAAGTATAAAAGACATGGCCTTAGCATTGCTGAAGAACGTGCCCTGGACTTGATGGTTGAATCCTACATATTTAGAAGTTTTCCAGTTCCCATGTCCCAAAATCTCCTGAAAAACCTTTTGGATGAAGTGAAATCCCAGGGAGATCATATAAAAAGTGTTACCCATCTAATTAAAAAATATCCCACATCCTAA
- the mmp10 gene encoding methyl coenzyme M reductase-arginine methyltransferase Mmp10 (Mmp10 (methanogenesis marker protein 10) is a cobalamin-requiring radical SAM methyltransferase that creates the methylarginine modification to methyl coenzyme M reductase.), with amino-acid sequence MQIIADVGGIPGKDCRGFCKYCYFRKVKDGDPLGCKHCLPGHIGCDHCTDGVRETKNDFIQPFIVISSVQTSLMMGNNRDQDLKVNISGGGDVSCYPHLLEITSAFSQWDIPIHLGYTSGKGIDNPKTANDLLSHGVDEVTYTVFSTDSQMREKWMGDPSPQASLDALKIFCESCDVHAASVIVPGVNDGDKLFETCAKLEEWGAKALILMRFANFRNQGLILGNEPIIKGVEPHSLKEFEEMVHSINKEFGLRITGTPLCDPETDAPFAISLDKNREYLDILSKVTSEATIVSSKVAAPFIERIFDHVEASSLVNVVAADQDIGCLITQQDLEELDLTDVKETVIIPGRAFVYDKKAEEIFSRDGVERLVARGPDKLSVDGEMSGTLSREDVLKTELIAFQDLIEAINFFGVRKN; translated from the coding sequence ATGCAAATAATCGCAGATGTGGGTGGAATACCCGGTAAAGATTGTAGGGGATTCTGTAAATACTGTTATTTTAGAAAAGTCAAAGACGGAGATCCTTTAGGTTGTAAACATTGCCTTCCAGGACACATTGGTTGTGATCATTGCACTGACGGTGTTCGTGAGACTAAAAACGATTTTATTCAGCCATTTATAGTTATAAGTTCCGTTCAAACTTCTTTAATGATGGGAAATAATCGAGATCAGGACTTAAAAGTCAATATCAGCGGTGGGGGAGATGTAAGCTGTTATCCTCACCTTTTAGAAATAACATCCGCATTTTCACAGTGGGATATTCCCATTCATTTGGGTTATACCAGTGGAAAAGGTATTGATAACCCTAAAACTGCCAATGACCTCCTTTCCCATGGAGTAGACGAGGTAACTTACACAGTTTTCTCCACCGATTCACAGATGAGGGAAAAGTGGATGGGAGATCCCAGCCCTCAGGCATCCCTGGACGCCCTTAAAATATTCTGCGAAAGCTGTGATGTGCACGCAGCCTCAGTAATAGTTCCCGGTGTCAACGACGGGGATAAACTGTTTGAAACCTGTGCAAAACTGGAAGAATGGGGAGCCAAAGCCCTCATTCTCATGAGATTTGCAAACTTCCGCAATCAGGGCCTTATCCTTGGAAACGAACCTATAATTAAGGGTGTTGAACCCCATAGCCTTAAAGAATTTGAGGAAATGGTGCATAGCATTAACAAGGAATTCGGCCTCCGGATTACCGGCACTCCACTTTGTGACCCTGAAACTGATGCCCCCTTTGCTATCTCACTTGATAAAAATAGAGAGTACTTGGACATATTATCCAAGGTAACTTCAGAAGCAACCATAGTAAGCAGTAAAGTGGCGGCACCATTTATTGAAAGGATTTTTGACCATGTTGAAGCTTCTTCACTGGTGAATGTGGTGGCTGCAGATCAGGATATTGGATGTCTAATCACCCAACAGGACCTGGAAGAACTGGACCTTACCGACGTTAAAGAGACTGTAATCATTCCCGGTAGGGCTTTTGTTTATGATAAGAAAGCCGAAGAGATTTTCAGCAGAGATGGGGTGGAACGGTTAGTAGCCCGTGGCCCAGACAAACTTTCGGTGGATGGAGAAATGAGCGGCACCCTCAGCCGCGAAGATGTGCTTAAAACAGAGTTAATAGCCTTCCAAGACCTTATAGAAGCCATAAACTTCTTCGGTGTGCGGAAAAACTAA